The proteins below come from a single Triticum aestivum cultivar Chinese Spring chromosome 5D, IWGSC CS RefSeq v2.1, whole genome shotgun sequence genomic window:
- the LOC123121353 gene encoding ATP synthase subunit alpha, mitochondrial-like: MEFSPRAAELTTLLESRMTNFYTNFQVDEIGRVVSVGDGIARVYGLNEIQAGEMVEFASGVKGIALNLENENVGIVVFGSDTAIKEGDLVKRTGSIVDVPAGKAMLGRVVDALGVPIDGKGALSDHERRRVEVKAPGIIERKSVHEPMQTGLKAVDSLVPIGRGQRELIIGDRQTGKTAIAIDTILNQKQMNSRGTNESETLYCVYVAIGQKRSTVAQLVQILSEANALEYSILVAATASDPAPLQFLAPYSGCAMGEYFRDNGMHALIIYDDLSKQAVAYRQMSLLLRRPPGREAFPGDVFYLHSRLLERAAKRSDQTGAGSSTALPVIETQAGDVSAYIPTNVISITDGQICLETELFYRGIRPAINVGLSVSRVGSAAQLKAMKQVCGSSKLELAQYREVAAFAQFGSDLDAATQALLNRGARLTEVPKQPQYEPLPIEKQIVVIYAAVNGFCDRMPLDRISQYEKAILSTINPELQKSFLEKGGLTNERKMEPDASLKESTLPYL; the protein is encoded by the coding sequence ATGGAATTCTCACCCAGAGCTGCGGAACTCACGACTCTATTAGAAAGTAGAATGACCAACTTTTACACGAATTTTCAAGTGGATGAGATCGGTCGAGTGGTCTCAGTTGGAGATGGGATTGCACGTGTTTATGGATTGAACGAGATTCAAGCAGGAGAAATGGTGGAATTTGCCAGCGGTGTGAAAGGAATCGCCTTAAATCTTGAGAATGAGAATGTAGGTATTGTTGTCTTTGGTAGTGATACCGCTATTAAAGAAGGAGATCTTGTCAAGCGCACTGGATCTATTGTGGATGTTCCTGCGGGAAAGGCCATGTTAGGCCGTGTGGTCGACGCCTTGGGAGTACCTATTGATGGAAAAGGGGCTCTAAGCGATCACGAACGAAGACGTGTCGAAGTGAAAGCCCCAGGGATTATTGAACGTAAATCTGTGCACGAACCCATGCAAACAGGCTTAAAAGCAGTGGATAGCCTGGTTCCTATAGGCCGTGGTCAACGAGAACTTATAATCGGGGACAGACAAACTGGAAAAACTGCAATAGCTATCGATACTATATTAAACCAAAAGCAAATGAACTCAAGGGGCACAAATGAGAGTGAGACATTGTATTGTGTCTATGTTGCGATTGGACAAAAACGCTCGACTGTGGCACAATTAGTTCAAATTCTTTCAGAAGCGAATGCTTTGGAATATTCCATTCTTGTAGCAGCCACCGCTTCGGATCCTGCTCCTCTGCAATTTCTGGCCCCATATTCAGGGTGTGCCATGGGGGAATATTTCCGCGATAATGGAATGCACGCATTAATTATATATGATGATCTAAGTAAACAGGCGGTGGCATATCGACAAATGTCATTATTGTTACGCCGACCACCAGGCCGTGAGGCTTTCCCAGGGGATGTTTTCTATTTACATTCCCGTCTCTTAGAAAGAGCCGCTAAACGATCGGACCAGACAGGTGCAGGTAGCTCGACTGCGTTACCCGTGATTGAAACACAAGCTGGAGACGTATCGGCCTATATCCCCACCAATGTGATCTCCATTACAGATGGACAAATCTGTTTGGAAACAGAGCTCTTTTATCGCGGAATTAGACCAGCTATTAACGTTGGCTTATCCGTCAGTCGCGTCGGGTCTGCCGCTCAGTTGAAAGCTATGAAACAAGTCTGCGGTAGTTCAAAACTGGAATTGGCACAATATCGCGAAGTGGCCGCCTTCGCTCAATTTGGGTCAGACCTTGATGCTGCGACTCAGGCATTACTCAATAGAGGTGCAAGGCTTACAGAAGTGCCCAAACAACCACaatatgaaccacttccaattgaaaAACAAATTGTTGTGATTTATGCTGCTGTCAACGGCTTCTGTGATCGAATGCCACTAGACAGAATTTCTCAATATGAAAAAGCCATTCTAAGTACTATTAATCCTGAATTACAAAAATCCTTCTTAGAAAAAGGTGGCTTAACTAACGAAAGAAAGATGGAACCAGATGCTTCTTTAAAAGAAAGCACTTTGCCTTACCTGTGA